The stretch of DNA AAGCGCCTGGCCAGCGTCTCGAAGGAGTACTCGGTGGTTTCGAAGATCGCGCCGTCCGCCCAGAACGTCAGCGACGTGCCGGTACGGGAGGTGGCTTCGTGACGGGTGAGCGGGGTGGCGGGAGCGCCGTCCCGGTACTCCTGGGTCCACCGGTGGCCGTCGGTCCAGACCTCCACCGACAACCGGGTCGACAGCGCGTTGACCACCGACAGGCCCACGCCGTGCAGACCGCCGGAGACCGCGTAGCCCCCGCCCCCGAACTTCCCGCCGGCGTGCAGTGTCGTCAGCACCACCTCCACGGCCGGCCGCTTCTCCACCGGATGGGTTCCCACCGGAATACCGCGGCCGTTGTCGGCCACCCGCACGCCACCGTCGGCCAGGATCGTCACGTCGATCCGGTCGGCCACCCCTGCCAGCGCCTCGTCCACGGAGTTGTCCACCAGCTCCTGTACCAGGTGGTGCAGGCCCCGCTCGCCCGTGGAGCCGATGTACATACCGGGCCGCTTGCGTACCGCGTCGAGACCGTCCAGGACGGTGATCGCGTTGGCGTCGTACGAGGCGGTCCCGGCGTGGCGGGTCTGCTGGGGCTCGGGAACACCGGTGACGGCATGAGGGCCGTAAATAGTCATAGATGCTCTCTTTTCGGGCATGGCTGACCGCGCTTCCGCATCGCATCGCGATGCGGAGTCGGCGGACGGCTTGCGGAAACAGGGGCAGCCCGAACAGGACCCCCGGGCCTGGTGGGCCTTGAGGTCGCGGGATGCTGGGACGGCGTTCAGAATATCCAAGGCGCCTGAGATGGACGGCTCGTGAGGTCCCCTCAGTGCCCTCGTGGCGGCCTGTCGCCCGAGTCGACAATCCCCCCTGTGTCGGGGTGGTGAAATTCCCTCAGAGGGGTCGTCGCGGCGTTTTTCGATGCCCTGTCGGGCAGGGGTCCCGGCACTGTTTCGGGAGTGGCTCTCCGCGGTCGCCGGCGACCCGTGTCGGAGCGTGCGTCCGTCCCCGGCCGCACCGGAACCGCTCGGCGGGCGACAGGTCGCCCGGGTGCGCCGGCCCGCCCTTGTGCGGCACCGCCGGGCCCGGTCTGCCCGCGGTCGCCGGTCCCCGCGTCGTCGGGCCCGGGTGACGGTGACCCGCCGGGCCGGTGCGGCGGTGGCGCTGGCCGGGGCCGGGTGCCGTCCGGCCGGTGCGCTCCGGCGGTCCGACCACCGGTCCCCGACGGTCCGGATCGCGGGTCGGCCGCCGATCGGCGGCGCGCCGGGATGCGGGCCCGACCGGATGCGAAACGGTGGTTAAATCCGGAGTCGAATCCAGGGATAAGGCCTGCTAAGGTCCGGGTGGAGGTGGAGTATGCCGAGTCAGGACGAGCTGTTCGCCGCCGTGGACGCGCTGCTGGAGGGGGAGCCGGAACTCCCCCCGCCCGCCGAGCGGGCCCGGCTCCGGGAAGCGGCGGGCATCACACAGTCCCGGCTCGCCCAGGTGCTGCAGACCTCGACGCAGACGGTGAAGAACTGGGAGAACGGCCGGAGCGAGCCGCGGCCCCCGCGCCGCCAGGCCTACCAGCGGCTGCTGGACGGCTGGGCGGCGAAATACCCCGGCCCGGACGCCGAGGCCGCCGCACCGCCCGAACCGGCCGCCGCCACACCGCCCGCCGCACCGCACGAACCGCCCGCCGCCGCACCGGCCTCCACCGCATCGGCCGTCACCCACCAGGACGCCGCGCCCCCGGCCCCCTCCGCCACGGCCTCTCCCGCCCATGTCTCCCCGGCCGGGCCGCCCCGGTGGCCCCCGGAGCAGGTGCCGCCCCCGTGGTGCCGGCGGCCGCCCCGGCCCCAGTGACCCCACCGCGCCGCGCGTCCGCGTCCGCGGCGCGCCCGTCGCCGAGGCGCCGGCCGGCGAGGACGGCAGCGGCCGAACCGGCCGGCGAGGAGCGGTTCCCGCACGGCCCGCTCACCGTGCTCGACGGTGACGGCAGCGCCTACTGTGCGGGGGGCCTGGTACTGGACTGCCCGGCCCGGACGGTTCCGGAGCTGGTCGAGTGGGTGCTGGAGGCCTCCGGACTCGGCGCCCCGAGGCTGCACCGGCACGGACAGGACGCCGACCCGCTGGTCGTGCTCACCGCGTCGGCGGCCGAGCGGCTCGGCCTCCCGGCCCGCCTGGAGGACCGGCGGGGCCTGCGGCTGCCGCAGGACCACCCGGTCGTCGGGCAGATCGCCGCGGCCGGATGGCAGCTCACCCGGCGCGGCTTCGGCCCCTGGACCCGGATCTACCGGACCGCCGACGGCTCCCGGCGGCGCTGCGTACAGCTGGCGGTCCTGCCCTGGGACGCGCTCGACCCCCGGTCCTGGGGCGCGGCCGCCGCGCTGCCACCGGCCGACCTGGCCCGCGTCCTGTGCGTGTACGCCCGGCGCGTGATCACGCCGCGCGGCTCCACGGCCGTCAACGGCCTGGAGCTCATGACGAGTCTGCGCCCGCCCACCCGGCCGGTGCGGAACGAGACCACCGGCGCGTACACCCGCGGCCACAACCCCGGCTCCCTGGGCCTGGACCCGATCGACCCCGCCCCGCCGGAGGCCCCGCCCGAGCATCCGGTGGCCCAGGGCTGGGCCGAGGGCTTCCTGGAGGAGGAGGCGTACCAGTGGGCCCGCGACCCGGAGCTGCTCACCGATGAGGAATGCCTGCTGCCGTGGGCCGTGGGCCTGGACCTGAACACCGCGTTCCTGGCCGCCGCGGCGCGGCTGCCGGTCGGTCTGGGCGAGCCCGAGGAGGTGCTGCGCCCGGCGTTCGACAAGAAGGTCCCCGGCACCTGGCTGGTGGACCTCAGCCACATCGAACTCGATCCGCGGCTGCCCTCGCCCTTCACCCCCGACGGAACCCGCCCCGACGGGCCCGGCTGGTACGCCACCCCGACCGTCGCCTACGCGGTCGAGCTGGGCCACGACGTACGGCCGGTCAAGGCGTTCCTGCGCCCGCGGGCCGGCGCCTACCTCGACCCCTGGCACGACCGGCTCAAGGACGCCTACCTCGCCACGCTCGCCGACATCGGTGTGACCACCGACCTCGACGAGCCCGGCTTCCTCGCCGCCATGGCCCGGCACCAGCTCCTCAAGGGCACCGACCCCGCGGACCTCGGAGCCGTCCGCGGCCTGGCCGCCGGCCGGGCGGCGCTGACCGGACCGGACGCCCTGCGCGACGCGATCCGCGACAACCAGGCCCGGGCGACCGGCCTGCTGCTCGCCGACCCCCGGGACCTCCACGACCTGGCGGCCATGGACGACAGCGCCCTGACCCGTACGCTCAACCGGCACCGGATGGTCGAGATGGTCCTGACCGCCATCAAGTCCACCGTCAAGGGCGGGGTGGGCAAGCTGCGGGAACGCCCGCAGGGCCGCCACTACCGGCCCGGCGAGCCCTGGCCCGCGCTGAACCGCCCGGCCTGGCGCCCCGACATCCGGGCCGCGATCATCGCCAAGGCCCGGGTCAACATGCACCGCAAGCTCGCCAACATGGCCAGGACCACCGGCCGGTACCCGCTCGGCGTCCTCTCCGACTGCGTCGTCTACCCGGCGGCCGGTCCCGGCCCGCTGGACCTGCTGCCGCGCGGCGCCGACGGCCGGACCGTCCCCGGGGTCCTGCGCCCCGGCCCGGGACCGGGAGGGGCCAAACTGGAGGGCACGCAGGAGATGGCGTGGGCGGTGGACCTGCTGGAGCAGGGCTTCAACCCCGCCCGCCACATCAAGGGCGACGGACACGACGCCACACTGGACGAGGGGGAGTGACACGTGGGAGACATCGACGACGCCCTGGACCGCGCCGACACCGAGGGTTTCACCCGGGAGCCGCCCAAATCGCTCCAGGCCCGCGTCAACTTCCTGCTGCGAAGGCTCAAGACGGCCAGGGCGGTCGCCGCGGAGATCGGCGTCACGGCCGACTCGGTCAACCGCTACCGCCGCGGTGCCCGGCGCCGACCGCCCCAGGAGATCGCGGACCGCATCGAGGCCGCGGTCCTCGCCCGCTGGCAGCCGCGGGTACGGGAACGCCGACGGCGGCAGGCCGCCACCGCGACCGGCATCACGGTGGAGACCCGCGCCCAGTTCGGCTACACCGCCCCGGTCGGCACCACCGACGACGGCCGCTTCCGCCGGCTGACCGTCCACCTCCCCCCGGAGTACGCCCGCCGCCTGTTCGAGGCTCGCGAGCAGGGCGCCGGGGACCGCCGGCTGCGGGAGATCGTCGCCGAGGGGCTCCAGGAGGTCTACTTCAAGGACGGTGGGCGCCGCGCGGCGGGGCTGGAGGTCGAACTGAACAACATCGACTACTTCGACGTCTCCTTCTGACGCCCGCCCCGCACGGCACAGCCGAGTCGAAGCGCGGTGGTCGGCAGGGAGGCCGGCGCGTCGTGACCGGTGTGGGGTCCGAGGGGAGTGCCGACGGTCCGGCAGTGCGCACCGGGCCGGGCGCGGGCTGCTCCGCCGGCCGCTCGGGCCGCCGGACCACCGGCGCGCTCGCCTGCCGCACGTCCTGGCAGGGCACCAGGACAGGCCCCGCACGGCCGGCCCCCGGCGGGCGGAACGGCTGCCCGCCGTGCCGGCCGCCGCGACCTGGCGGGTGGCCGCCGACCGACGCGCGGCAGCCGGCTGCCGCGGCCCGGCCGGCGGCCGGCTGTCACCCGGGGCGTGTGCCGGCCGGGCCCGGGGGCACGTGCCGGCGGCCGCCGGTCAGGGGCGTCCGTCGTCCCAGCGTCCGGGATCGTCCTCCAGCATGCCGCGGTCCCACCGGGCGTTGTCCGCCGCCGCCTCGTAGGTGGTCTGCAGGAACTCCATCAGCATCCGGTCCGGGTCGCCGGCCGTGCGGACCGCCTCGTAGGGCAGCAGGTACTGCCGGAGGTCCTGGCTGTAGCGGGCCTGCCCCGCCGGGCGGACGGGATGGTCGGCGAAGCCCTCGGGTTCGGGGTAGGCGTACGCGTAGAACGCGCCCTCCTCGCCCCCGCCGGGCCAGAAGCCGCAGCTGCTCAGCTCGCGGGAGTAGCCCTCCACCATCACCCAGTCGCCGCAGTTCGGGGCGCCCCCGGGATGCGCGGGGGCGGGCCGCCCCGAGAAGCGGGTGCAGGCCAGGTCCATGGCGCCCCAGAAGTAGTGCACCGGGCTGACCTTGCCGATGAAGTGCGACCGGAACCGGCCCAGCACCCGGTCGGCCTGGAGCAGCTGCCGCCAGAACAGCTGCGCCGCCCCTGCGTCGTAGGAGCAGTGCTGGAAGTCCTCGGCGAAGGGGATTGCCGGCTCCACCTCGTTGGGGCGCGGCCGGATCGGTGCCTCGATGTCCAGCTCCGCCAAGGCGCGCATCGTCTCCTGGTGGAACCGGGCCACCGGCTTCGGCTCCAGGGAGACCCGGCGGCCGGTCCCGTCACTGCTGCGGATGACCAGGTCGTGGTCGATGAAGTCGAACTCGATGTCGAACGCCCGGGTCCCGTACGGGATGGCCGAGGTGGTCAGGCCGCGCGGGCTGACGTACAGGGTGACCTGCCACCAGTGGTTCACCATGGGCGCGTGCGCCAGACGGATCTTGCCGATGATCTGGGTCCACATGTGCAGCGTGTCCCGGGTCTCGGTCCAGTCCTCCACCCGCAGGCGCGGCCAGGCGGATCCGGTGCCGGAGCTGTGCGCGTTCACCCGTGGTGCCTCCTGTGCCGGCGGGTCATCGGTGTTCGGGGTTGGGCAGGTGCGGTCGGCAGCCGGCGTCCCATTCGGTGCGCAGGTTGCCCTCGGCGGGGATGCCGCCGGCCCGCTTGAGCAGGGCGGCCAGGTGGAGCAGGTTGTACGTCATGAAGGTGGTGTTGCGGTTGGTGAAGTCGTTCTCCGGGCCGCCGGAGCCGGGGTCGAGGTAGGAGGGGCCGGGCCCGGCCTCACCGATCCACCCCGCGTCGGCCTGCGGCGGGATGGTGAACCCCAGGTGCTGGAGGCTGTACAGGACGTTCATCGCGCAGTGCTTGACGCCGTCCTCGTTGCCCGTGATCAGGCAGCCGCCGACCCGGCCGTAATAGGCGTACTGCCCGGCGTCGTTGAGCAGGCTGGAACACGCGTACAGCCGCTCGATCACCCGCTTCATCACCGAACTGTTGTCACCCAGCCAGATCGGGCCGCACAGCACCAGGATGTCGGCGGCCATGATCCGCTCGTACAGGTGCGGCCAGGCGTCGCTCGCCCAGCCGTGCTCGGTCATGTCCGGCCACACGCCGGTGGCGATGTCGTGATCGACGGCCCGGACCACCTCGACCTCCACGCCGAGCCCGCGCATGATGCCGCTGCTGAGGTCGATCAGCCCACCGGTGTTGCTGGTCTCGGGGGACCGTTTGAGCGTCGCGTTGACGAACATCGCGCGCAGTCCGCCGAACCGGGACCCACCGGTCTCCGGCCCGCTCATCCGCGCCCGCCCGCCGGCCGCGTCCGCCGGGGCACGGCGCCCGCGCCCGCGGACCGGCACGCCGCCACCGTCCGCCCGCCGCCGGTACCGCCCGTCACCCTCATCGCCCTCTCCTTCCTCCGGCCGCCCCCGCCCGGCGCTTGCGCGCCGGCGCTGCCCAGCATGCACCCGGCCCCCGGCGTTCCCCGGGCAGGCCGCGCCCGGCGCGCGCGGCTGTCACCCCAGCCGCCGGGCCGGGATACGCCGGCCGCCCGTCCCCGGCCGTTCCGGGCCGCACCCCGGGACGGGCGGACGGGCGGCCGGGCCGAGGGGGCCGGAGAACGGACCGGCCCGTCCCGGCCGCCGCACGGGCGGCCGGCGGCCGGGACGGGCCCGGGACCGCGCCGGGACGTCACTCCGGCCGGACGGCGGGCACCTCCGCCGGTGCCGCCGCGGCGGGCGGCCGGGCGGCCCCACCGGTGGGCACGGCACCCGGCAGCCGGCGCAGCCGGCGGGGGAGGTACCAGTTCCGCTCACCCAGCAGCACCATCACCGCCGGCAGCAGCACGCCGCGGATGACGGTGGCGTCGATGAGCACCGCCACCGCCAGGCCGAGGCCCATCTGCTTCATGCTCTGCATCGACAGCGTGCCGAAGACCGCGAAGACGCCGACCATGATGACCGCCGCGCTGGTGACCACACCGGCGGTGGTGACGACGCCGTGCACGACCGCGTCGCGGGTGGTGCGCCCGGCCAGCCGCGCCTCCCGGATCCGGGACACCACGAACACGTGGTAGTCCGTACTCAGCCCGAAGAGGATGACGAACAGGAACAGCGGCAGCCAGGACACCACCGCGCCCACCCCGTGGGCGCCCACCAGGCCGGCGCCCCAGCCGTGCTGGAAGACGGCGGTGAGGATGCCGTACGCGGCGCCGGCCGACAGCAGGTTGAGGACGACCGCGGTCAGGGCGATCACCGGGGAACGGAAGAACACCAGCATCAGCAGGAACGCGAGGACCACGACGAAGGCGAAGACCGGCGGCACGGCGGAGCCGATCGCGTCGGTGAAGTCCACCGAGGCGGCGGTGGAGCCGCCGATCGGGGCCTCCACCACCCCCTCGGCCCGGTCCAGCGTCGCCGGCCGCACCTCGTCCCGCAGGATCTCCAGGCTCCGCTCGCTCCGCTTCTCGTCCGGGCCGCCGGCCAGCGGCACCTCCAGCACGGCCAGGTTCTGGCGCGGGTGCACCGTGACCTCCACCGGCCCGCCGGAGGCGCCCTCCGCCACCGCCCGGTCGCCGAACCCGGCGATGGCGGCCCGCACCGGTGCGGCACCGATGTCGTCCGCCCGCACCACCACCTCGGCGCGGTCCGAACCACCGGGGAACGCCTCGTTCATCCGCTCGTACGTCGCCGCGACGGGAACCGAACCGCCCAGCTCCTGCCGCGGCGTCAGCTCGGCGGTCCGCATCCCGGCGGCGGGCAACGCCAGCAGGAGCAGCGCGCCGCCGGCCAGCACCACGGACAGCCCGGGCCGCCGCAGCACCCGGCGGAGCACCGCGCCCCATATCCGGCTGCTCCGCGCACCACCGCGCCCCCGGCGGCCCCGGCCGCCGCGGAGGAGCCGGTCCCCCGGGCGCGGCAGCCGGCCCTTCTCCACCCGGTCGCCGAGCAGCGACAGCAGGGCCGGCAGCACGGTGACCGAGCCGGTCATCGCGACCGCCACCACCATCAGGGTGGCCAGGCCCATCGCCTTGAAGTCGGCCACGCCGGTGAGGAACATGCCGCCCATCGCCACGATCACGGTGAAGCCGGAGACCAGCACGGCGTGCCCGGAGGTGGCCGCCGCGATCCGCAGCGCCGTGGCCGCGTCCCGCCCGGCGGCCCGCTCCTCGCGCTCCCGCCGCAGGTAGAACAGGCAGTAGTCGACGCCCACGGCCAGCCCGACCAGCAGCATCACCGAGTTCGCGACGTCACTCATGGGCACCAGGTGGCTGACCGCGGCCACCAGCCCGGTGGTCGCCAGGAAGGCGCTCAGCGCCAGCGCCACCGGCAGCAGGGCGGCGACCACCGCCCCGAACACCACCAGCAGGATGCCGAACGCCAGCGGCAGCGCGGAGAACTCCGCCCTGGCCAGGTCGTCGCCGTACGCCTCGTCCATCGCCCGGCCCGCGCTGGCGTCCCCGAACTGCTCCACGCGCTGGTCCGGATGCCGGTCCGCGACCTCGGCGACGGCGTCCAGCACCGGGCCGACCCGGTCGTCGGCCCGCTCGGGGTCGCCGCGCACGTCGAACCGCACCAGCGCCGACCGTCCGTCGGCGGACAGGGCGCCGGAGGCGTAGGGCGAGGTCACCCCGGACGCCAGGCCGGTGCCGCGCACCGCGTCCACCACCGCGTCCACCGTGCCGCGGAACTCCGGGTCGCCGGTGCCCGCGCCGTCCGGACTCCGTGCCTGGACCAGGACGGCCTCACCGGCCGGATGCTCCAGGCCGGCGCCCTCCAGGAGCCGGGACACCCGCCGGCTCTCGCCCGGCACCTCCTCGCTCTCCTTCACGTCCACCCGGCCGCTCGTCGCCCCCACGGCGAGGGCCAGGACGACGAACACCAGCCAGCCCCCCACCGCCGCCCACGGGTGCCGTGCGCTCCAGGCACCGGCCCGCGCGGCAAGGCCCCGGGTGCTCCGCGGTCGCTCTCGGTCTGTCATGGCCGCCCCTTCGGGTCCGCGGCGGCGGCCTGCCCGCCGCCTCACTCCCGACCGTAGGCGCGGGGCCGCGGCGGGCCATCGTCCCGGCCGGTGAACCCGGCGGGCGGCCCGCTCCGTCGAAGGATGCAGGCGACGGTCCTGCTCAGGGCCCCCTCCCGCGAGGTACCGGGGCTCGGGGCCACTCGCAGCGGTGCCCGTGGCCGCGGCGGCCCGCCGCGGGCGGGGGCGCGGCCGGCCTCGGTCCCGTGAGCCGGTACGCCCCGGCCGGCGCCCGCTTCCGGCACCGGCCCGTCCACCCGGCCCGGCGCCGGTGCGGCAGGTCCCGCGGGGCCGCGGCGGGCCGGCCCGCCGCCGGCGGGTACCGGTGT from Streptomyces pactum encodes:
- the tpg gene encoding telomere-protecting terminal protein Tpg produces the protein MGDIDDALDRADTEGFTREPPKSLQARVNFLLRRLKTARAVAAEIGVTADSVNRYRRGARRRPPQEIADRIEAAVLARWQPRVRERRRRQAATATGITVETRAQFGYTAPVGTTDDGRFRRLTVHLPPEYARRLFEAREQGAGDRRLREIVAEGLQEVYFKDGGRRAAGLEVELNNIDYFDVSF
- a CDS encoding DUF5996 family protein; protein product: MWTQIIGKIRLAHAPMVNHWWQVTLYVSPRGLTTSAIPYGTRAFDIEFDFIDHDLVIRSSDGTGRRVSLEPKPVARFHQETMRALAELDIEAPIRPRPNEVEPAIPFAEDFQHCSYDAGAAQLFWRQLLQADRVLGRFRSHFIGKVSPVHYFWGAMDLACTRFSGRPAPAHPGGAPNCGDWVMVEGYSRELSSCGFWPGGGEEGAFYAYAYPEPEGFADHPVRPAGQARYSQDLRQYLLPYEAVRTAGDPDRMLMEFLQTTYEAAADNARWDRGMLEDDPGRWDDGRP
- a CDS encoding flavodoxin family protein yields the protein MSGPETGGSRFGGLRAMFVNATLKRSPETSNTGGLIDLSSGIMRGLGVEVEVVRAVDHDIATGVWPDMTEHGWASDAWPHLYERIMAADILVLCGPIWLGDNSSVMKRVIERLYACSSLLNDAGQYAYYGRVGGCLITGNEDGVKHCAMNVLYSLQHLGFTIPPQADAGWIGEAGPGPSYLDPGSGGPENDFTNRNTTFMTYNLLHLAALLKRAGGIPAEGNLRTEWDAGCRPHLPNPEHR
- a CDS encoding MMPL family transporter, producing MTDRERPRSTRGLAARAGAWSARHPWAAVGGWLVFVVLALAVGATSGRVDVKESEEVPGESRRVSRLLEGAGLEHPAGEAVLVQARSPDGAGTGDPEFRGTVDAVVDAVRGTGLASGVTSPYASGALSADGRSALVRFDVRGDPERADDRVGPVLDAVAEVADRHPDQRVEQFGDASAGRAMDEAYGDDLARAEFSALPLAFGILLVVFGAVVAALLPVALALSAFLATTGLVAAVSHLVPMSDVANSVMLLVGLAVGVDYCLFYLRREREERAAGRDAATALRIAAATSGHAVLVSGFTVIVAMGGMFLTGVADFKAMGLATLMVVAVAMTGSVTVLPALLSLLGDRVEKGRLPRPGDRLLRGGRGRRGRGGARSSRIWGAVLRRVLRRPGLSVVLAGGALLLLALPAAGMRTAELTPRQELGGSVPVAATYERMNEAFPGGSDRAEVVVRADDIGAAPVRAAIAGFGDRAVAEGASGGPVEVTVHPRQNLAVLEVPLAGGPDEKRSERSLEILRDEVRPATLDRAEGVVEAPIGGSTAASVDFTDAIGSAVPPVFAFVVVLAFLLMLVFFRSPVIALTAVVLNLLSAGAAYGILTAVFQHGWGAGLVGAHGVGAVVSWLPLFLFVILFGLSTDYHVFVVSRIREARLAGRTTRDAVVHGVVTTAGVVTSAAVIMVGVFAVFGTLSMQSMKQMGLGLAVAVLIDATVIRGVLLPAVMVLLGERNWYLPRRLRRLPGAVPTGGAARPPAAAAPAEVPAVRPE